From Plectropomus leopardus isolate mb chromosome 4, YSFRI_Pleo_2.0, whole genome shotgun sequence, the proteins below share one genomic window:
- the zgc:172076 gene encoding zgc:172076, translating to MSQFHLRRGSPDEEFPDLCRNSTWMGRILTRDMYRRQFNRCTHSGVIFDDVIRPGLEEPGDWSSPVTVGCVAGDAQSYILFCDFFDRVIEAHHQHKITGQTPEADFNYDNLKGGDDLDRSYAVRCEVSVVRGVEDFSFPTHCSRGERRQLLSLASTALQKLQEEQLPGRLFSLKELNQEQQRELNLNPPSSSQLRTGVARDWPDARAVWLSDDCSLVVWVNMEDHLRLESTRDDANIAAAFKCICINLQKLEELYRDLRHPFTWKQQLGWVSSSPADVGTGLRIRVHLRLQHLPGHRRLQDVLKRLRVCMEPTESPAVCAVSNVATFGLSEVGLTQLVVDGVKLLVAMEKRLEDGGDIDDLVPTQK from the exons ATGTCCCAGTTCCACCTGAGGAGAGGTTCTCCTGACGAGGAGTTCCCCGACCTCTGCAGGAACTCTACCTGGATGGGACGGATCCTCACACGGGACATGTACCGCCGCCAGTTCAACCGCTGCACCCACAGCGGCGTCATCTTCGATGATGTCATCCGCCCAGGCCTCGAGGAGCCAG GAGACTGGTCCTCTCCTGTAACTGTGGGCTGTGTGGCGGGCGACGCTCAGTCCTACAtcctgttctgtgacttcttcGACCGAGTCATCGAGGCGCATCACCAACACAAGATCACCGGCCAGACGCCAGAGGCCGACTTCAACTACGACAACTTGAAG gggggAGATGACCTGGACAGGTCGTACGCTGTGCGCTGTGAGGTTAGTGTCGTTCGCGGCGTTGAGGACTTCAGCTTCCCGACACACTGCAGCCGCGGGGAGCGCAGACAGCTCCTCTCACTGGCCAGCACAG CTCTGCAGAAGCTGCAGGAAGAGCAGCTGCCGGGTCGCCTCTTCTCTCTGAAGGAGCTGAAccaggagcagcagagggagctgAACCTGAACCCTCCATCCTCCTCGCAGCTCCGTACAGGCGTGGCGCGGGACTGGCCCGACGCCCGTGCAGTCTg GCTGAGTGACGACTGCAGCCTGGTGGTCTGGGTCAACATGGAGGACCACCTAAGACTCGAGTCCACTCGGGACGACGCCAACATCGCTGCGGCCTTTAAATGCATCTGCATCAACCTGCAGAAG ctagAGGAGCTGTATCGGGATCTCAGACATCCGTTCACCTGGAAGCAGCAGCTGGGCTGGGTGAGCAGCTCTCCGGCCGACGTGGGGACAGGTCTGAGGATCAGGGTCCACCTCCGCCTGCAGCACCTGCCCGGACACCGACGGCTGCAGGACGTGCTGAAGAGACTGAGGGTCTGCATGGAACCCACAG AATCCCCGGCGGTGTGCGCTGTGAGCAACGTGGCGACCTTCGGCCTGAGCGAGGTTGGTCTGACGCAGCTGGTAGTGGACGGGGTCAAACTGCTTGTCGCCATGGAGAAGAGGCTGGAGGACGGCGGAGACATCGATGACCTCGTTCCCACGCAGAAGTAG